AATCGCCAGTTGCAGAGGGAGTTGGCCGAAGCCGCCAAGCTGCAGATGTGAGATAAGCCACTAGATATGCGAGGAAGACCTTTGTAACGAATTTCCCTTTATGTTCCACACAGTCGCGGTGACTACTCCTACAAGGGCACACCCGATAAGCCGGCGGCCAAGAAGAAACGCGGCGGAAAAGCGGCACACGTTGAAGAAGCACTTGTGGACCCACTGGACACGGGACATCTCAAGGCGGAGCACGAAATGGCGCCCACTCCACGAGCAGCAAGCAACCGGACACGTGACAACAGCGGTGgcaagcgaaaggagaaacCCGCGCCCGCCGATGGCCGATTAAAGGGAAACCGGGGACGGCAAACGGAGACCTACTATCACAATAACATCAATGATGTATCTGTCGATGGCCATGTGCCCCAGGAGGATCGCGTTATGATGCGCGTCAGCGAGCGATTGCGTGAGCTAATAGAGTACGATCGGAATATGGTCAAGGTACTAGGCAAACAGCACGCCCTGCCTGCCCGCGTGCCCATCGTGACTATAATGGAGAACTTCGTCAAGCAGCAGGCCGTGGAGCTAGCCATTAGCATCAAGCAGGACAGCTCGAGAGCCAGGAACACGCAGAGTCGCAATGCCCGAATGGAACGGGAATACGATCGCGTTATGTCCAGGTTAGTTGCCACTTTATATTATACCTAGCAACCCACTAATTCTCTTGTTTAAAGCGTCTGCATGCTGAAGGAGGTGGTGGACGGATTGCGCATCTATTTCGAGTTCCACGTGGATGACCACTTGCTGTATAAAGAGGAGAAGGAGTACGTCCACAACTATCTCACAGACATCAACATGCGCAACTGCAGCCTAATATTAAACAAGTCGTACGAGTACATCAATCCCAGCGGCGACACGGAACTGATCGGTCTGGACGGCAC
This genomic interval from Drosophila teissieri strain GT53w chromosome 3L, Prin_Dtei_1.1, whole genome shotgun sequence contains the following:
- the LOC122616100 gene encoding protein male-specific lethal-3 gives rise to the protein MSALWDETPLFHKGEIVLCYEPDKSKARVLYTSKVLNVFERRNEHGLRFYEYKIHFQGWRPSYDRCVRAPVLLKNTEENRQLQRELAEAAKLQIRGDYSYKGTPDKPAAKKKRGGKAAHVEEALVDPLDTGHLKAEHEMAPTPRAASNRTRDNSGGKRKEKPAPADGRLKGNRGRQTETYYHNNINDVSVDGHVPQEDRVMMRVSERLRELIEYDRNMVKVLGKQHALPARVPIVTIMENFVKQQAVELAISIKQDSSRARNTQSRNARMEREYDRVMSSVCMLKEVVDGLRIYFEFHVDDHLLYKEEKEYVHNYLTDINMRNCSLILNKSYEYINPSGDTELIGLDGTPVGEGSGNTNGQIGGIALGGPEYEKQLQKCLLYIVTTSGKNTAQAYERTSPYTAAYKLPMEMRGILHETFKWRLLSAESPPEKSMVFGAPHLVRLMIKMPMFLNASPISNKKLEDLLPHLDAFINYLENHREWFDKDNYVNSTALPQDELQRELLDSLDGIAA